The Nostoc sp. PCC 7524 nucleotide sequence CCCGGTAAAAATTGCAGATTATCGGCTGGGTCTGTATTCGCTTCTACTTCTAGTGTTTGACCATCAATTGTAATGTTAATAACATCATCTGCTGATTTCAGTTGTTGTAATTCTGGCTCAGAGAGGGTAAGCCCTTGAACTATCTTGGCAAAGATTTTGCCTTCGTCTCCTCGCGAATCTTCTTGATTAATCTGGGAATCGATAAAGTGACCTATTTCTTCAAGTAAAACATCCTTAATTAAGCTAGAATCTTCACGCAACAAATCTGCTGATACATAGACTGTGTTGGTACTGCGAGAAAAAGCAGCCCTTGCACCTCCAAGGTCTGCGGCTGAACGAACTTCAAATTTTGGCAACCCGGAAAAATCACTGGTAGCCCACTGTTGACGCAGGGTTTCTAATTTTTCAGGATTGAAATCATTACCAAAGGCTGGTGTGATTGCTGTTGAAAAGTCAATACTAGATACAGAGGCAAAATTATTAAGAGTGGTGAAGATAGATAAAGATGTATCAGTAGCGACAAACTTGAGTGATATGTCGAAGTTTTTCAGCAATGTTTCAATGGTCTGAAATTCGCGAGGCAATAGGGAATTACGTTTACTCATGTTGATTTTTCCTAAACTTGATGCTTAGTCTCGTGGAGTACATTATTTCTGGTGTAATTTATGACAATGCAGACTTATAACAGCGAAAAAGTTTATAAAAGCAATGGATAGCGCCAAAAAGGTTAATTGCTTTACTAATTCGTTAAAAACTAGCTCATTCTCATTAAATCTTGATGATGACTAAGTTTAAGACTGAGAATATACTGACTTGTGACTGACTTTAGAGTAAGATCATCTAAGTGTATTAAGTATTGTTACGCAGAATTTTCCTGTATCGTATGTCGCGATCGCTCAAAGTTAGTCCTCAAAGTCTGGAAAACGTGAGAGCATCTCTCAAACGCAATGGTTTTTCCAGCCAAAAAAGTCTTGCCCAAGACATGGGAATTGCTTTGGCAACTATCAGCAAGTTTTTAACGGGAAAACCTGTAGATTACGGTTATTTTCTCGAAATATGCTTAAAATTGGGGCTTGACTGGCAAGCGATCGCAGACTTAGGTGATCCACTTCAACCAGAGCCTGAACTCTTTCCCATTGAGATCATCTCCACACGCTCTGACTGGGGGGAAGCAATGGATGTTTCCACCTTCTACGGACGAACATCAGAACTGGAAACATTACAGCAATGGATTATAGAAAATAACAGCCGACTGGTGGCAGTGTTGGGAATCGGAGGGATAGGTAAGACAGCCCTAACAGTACGATTAGCCCAACAAATACAACCAGAGTTTGATTATGTCATTTGGCGCAGTCTCCGCAACGCTCCACCTTTAGACACATTGTTAACTGATATAGTGGCTTTTATTTCCCATCAAGAAGAAACCACAGCCGAAATTAATAGATTAATTCATTACCTCCGTTCCTCACGTTGCCTAATCATCTTGGACAACTGGGAAACTATTTTCCAAGAAGGTGATTATGTTGGTAAATATCGTCCAGGCTATGAAGGATATAGCGAACTCTTGAGAATCATTGGAGAAGTAGCCCATCAGAGTTGCTTAGTGCTTACCAGTCGAGAAAAACCAGCCGAAATTGCTACCTTTGAGGGTGCAGATATGGCTGTGCGTTCTTTATTAGTGCGGGGTTCACCAGAAGTAGCACAAGCTGTAGTAGAAACTAAAGGATTATCGGGAAGCGAGAAAGAAAAGCAAGAATTATGCGATCGCTACAGCAATACTCCCTTAGCATTAAAAATAGTCGCCTCCTCAATTCAAGACCTCTTTGATGGACAAATTAGCGAATTTTTACAACAAGATACAGTAGTTTTCAACGGCATTCGTCGTTTGCTTGACCAACAGTTCCAACGTCTTTCTTCCTTAGAGGAAAGCATTATGTACTGGCTAGCAATTAATCGAGAATGGACAAGCATCAAAGAGTTACATCAAGATATTATCCCTGCGGTTTCCAGAGCCGACTTATTAGACGCACTAGAATCTTTGAGTTGGCGTTCTTTAATTGAAAAAAAAGATAGCAGTTATACCCAGCAACCTGTAGTCATGGAATACGTGATGGAGCGATTGCTCAAGCAGGTTAGCACTGAAATGGTAGAAGAACAAACAATTTCAACAGAAAATTTTCCCCTGTGGCAAACTCATGCCTTACTGAAAACCACAGCTAAAGATTATGTCACAGAGACTCAACGCAGGTTAATTTTAGAACCAATAGTCCAACAAATCCGGCGCAAATTTTTTTCCCCACTAGCAATTGAACAGCAACTGCAATTGATGCTGAGGAGATTAAAAAGCAAGTCAAGGAAATTCTCAAGTTACGGTGGTGGTAATTTAATTAACCTTTCTTATCACCTGCAAATTAACTTAACAGGATATGACTTTTCCTATTTACCAATTTGGCACGCCTATCTACAAAAAGTAAATTTACATCAAGTTAACTTTGCCTACTCCGATCTCACTAAATCTGTTTTCACTCAAACCATAGGCGGATTTGTCTCCGTTGCATTTAGTCCCAATGGTCAATTTCTCGCTACAGGGAATACTAACGGCAATATTTGCATCTGGCAAACTGCAAATAGTCAACCAATTTTGAACTGTGAAGGGCATCAAAACTATGTGCGAGCAGTGATTTTTAGCCCAGACGGACAAACCCTCGCCAGTGGTAGCGATGATCAAACTGTAAAGTTGTGGGATCTTCGCACAGGCCAATGCCTCAATACCTTAGAGGGACATACGAGTGCAGTTAACTCCGTGGCATGGAGTCCAGACGGACAAACCCTCGCCAGTGGTAGTGATGATCAAACTGTGAAATTGTGGACTTTCCCCACAGGAAAATACCTCCACACCTTAACAGAGCATACGAGTGCAATCACCTCCATAGCCTGGAGTCCAGACGGACAAACCCTTGCCAGTGGCAGTGATGATCAAACTGTGAAGTTGTGGGATACCAACATATATCAATGCTTCCACTCCTTGCAAGGACATACAGGTATGGTCGGTTTAGTCGCATGGAGTCCCGACGGATGTATCCTTGCCAGTGCTAGTGCTGACCAAACCATCAAGCTGTGGGATATCGAAACCAGTCAATGCTTAAAAACCTTGCAAGCTCATAAAAATTGGGTATTTTCATTGGCATGGAGTCCCAATGGACAAACCCTTGCTAGTGGTAGTGCTGACCAGACTATCAGATTGTGGGATATCAAAACCAGTCAATGTTGGAAAATCTTACAAGGACATACGAGTGCAGTAGCTGCGGTGGCATGGAGTCCAGATGGACGAACCCTCGCTAGTGCCAGTTATCAACAAGCAGTCAAGTTGTGGGATACCAAAACTGGTCAATGCCTCAACACGTTGCAAGGACATACCAATGTAGTATTTTCACTAAGATGGGGTTTAGATGGACAAACCCTTGCCAGTAGCGGCGGCGACCAGACCGTAAGGTTGTGGGATACCCACACGGGTGAATGTCAGCAAATATTACACGGTCATGCTGATTGTGTTTATTCAGTGAGGTGGAGTCCCGATGGACAAACCCTGGCCAGTGGTAGTGGTGATCAGACCGTGAGGCTGTGGGATGCCCGCACTGGTGAATGTCAACAAATATTACAGGAGCATAGCAATTGGGTATATGCAGTAGCATGGAGTCCCGACGGCCAAACCCTCGCTAGTGGTAGTTGCGATCGCACAGTGAAACTATGGAATTCCCATACTAGTAAATGTTTACAGACATTGCAAGAGCATAATAATTGGGTACTGTCCTTATCATGGAGTCCCGATGGCAACACCCTTGCCAGTAGCAGTTTTGATCAAACCATTAAGTTATGGGATACCCGCACAGGTCAATGCCTCACTACCTTGACAGATCATAATCACGGTGTATATTCCGTGGTATGGAGTCCTGATGGCAAAACCCTAGCCAGTGGCAGTTTTGATCAAACCATCAAGTTATGGGATACCAGCACGGGTCAATGCCTCAACACTTTACAAGGACATACCCATTGGGTATTTTCATTATCATGGAGTCCCGATGGTCAAATGCTTGCTAGTACATCTGGTGATCAAACAGCTAGACTGTGGGATGCTCACACAGGTGATTGTTTGAAGACATTAGACGGGCATCACAATATGGTTTATTCAGTAGCATGGAGTCCCGATAGTCAAACTCTTGCCATTGGCATTGCTGATGAGACTATTAAACTTTGGGATATTAAAACAGGTAAATACTTGAAAACCCTCAAGACTGGTGGCCCTTATGAGGGGATGAATATCACTGGAGTCACGGGAATTACAGAGGCTCAAAAAGTAATGCTGAAAGCTTTGGGAGCAGTTGAGGAAAGTTAGACAAATTCAATGCCCTATGCTGCTTACGCCCAGCTTTGTTAACAGCACTCAAAATTATTGTAATTGAGTGCGATCGCTGCTGTAGTCATTGGAGTCTCCAGTTTGTTTTCAGATGATACTTCATCAGCCTTGGAGGAAAATTTCCTTGATTGTAATATCAATTTCCCAAAATATTTGTGACAGGATAATTCTTGACCCTCCGAATTTTAGATTTTGGATTGAATCTAAAATCTAAAATCTAAAATCCAAAATTGATTGACTCATACCTGCAATAGATGTAAGATTTACCTATAACAGAAGGGGAGTAGCTACTGGCAAAAAGTTTCCCAGCCAGTACATCTGAATCAACACACTGGCGATAAGCCTGGTTCAGATGACAAATATTCAAGATTTGGTAGCGAGACCTTCACTAAGTTCACAAAAAATGTGAGCTTGGTGAGGTCTTTTGGCTCTCTTCAAGCTCACATGACACACGATTCTTCAGGAGCTTGAAAGAGTGATAACAGCTTTTACCGCCGGCTTATTATTAATTACAGTTTCAGAATTAGGGGATAAAACTTTTTTTATTGCTGTGATTTTGGCAATGCACCATTCACGGCGATTAGTATTTGTGGGAGTGGTAGCTGCTTTAGCTGCAATGACAATCCTGTCAGTGTTATTTGGACAAGCAGCATCTCTACTGCCAAAAGTTTATATTCATTATGCTGAAATCGGATTATTTTTAGCCTTTGGTATTAAGTTGTTGTATCAAGCTAGTAGGATGACGGCTGCGGTTGCACAAGCCGAAATGAACGAAGAAATTGCAGAAGCTAAAGCCGCAGTAGAAAAAGCCGATTCCCAGCTACCAAAACAAAAAACTCCCTTATCGATTGTCATCGAAGCCTTTGTATTGACCTTTATGGCAGAATGGGGCGATCGCACCCAAATCGCCACCATAGCCTTAGCCGCCGGAAATAACGCCATTGGTGTCACCATAGGAGCTATTTTAGGTCATGCCATTTGTGCTGCGATCGCAGTCATTGGTGGCAAAATGATTGCCGGCAGGATTTCCGAGCGTCAACTCACCTTTGCAGGCGGATGCTTGTTTTTGATTTTTGGCGTTGTTGCCGCTATAGAAGGAGCCTGAGAAAGATAAGGGGATGAGGGGGATGAGGAGGATGAGGGGGATGAAGTAAATAGAAATTCTTCCCCATCTCCCCCCACTCCCTCATCTCCCCCACTCCCCACTCCCCACTCCCTCATCTCATTGCGGAGGAGTGCTTTCTGTCGTGGGTACAGGTGCAGGTGCAGGTGCAGGGGTTGCAGTAGCGGCTTTGTTAATTTCATCTTTGTATTGGGCTGGAGCTAAAGCCACAGCACTATCAAACAAAGGTTTGGCTTCTGCGGCTTTACCCTGTTCCTTCAACAGCATCGCCTTAGCCAAAACTGGGCGGAAATCCTTGGGGTCTTTTTTAATGGCTTGATCAAAAGCAGAAACAGCTTGAGGATAGCGTTTTTGGTTAGCGTGAACATTACCTAGTAATACCTGTACAGCCACTACATCAACACTTCCAGGCTGAATTGTGTTTGCTTGAGCCGCATTAGTGAGGGTATCTTGCAGTAAACCAATAGCTGCTTCTGGGCGTTGTTGATCTAACAACAGAGCCACCATTCCCTGCAAAGCCTTTAAATCTCCAGGTTTCGTGTCCAAAATTGTCCGATAAGCCTGAGCCGCTCCTTCCTTATCACCAATTTGCTGTTTGGCTTGAGCTAATAGCACACCGTATTCTGACTGATCGGGATTGAGTTTAGCTAGCTTTTCTAAAGGTTCAATGACCCCTTGAATATTACCTTGCTTTAAACTTAACAGTTGTAGTCGCGCTTGTAATAGACCCTTGAGTGCTGTTTGATTTTCTGGTTCCCGTTGCAAAACCAGTTCATAACCCCGCACAGTGTCTTGCAATTTTGTTTTCTGCTCAGAGGCGGCAGAATTGGTACTGGGGCTAGCAGGATTCTGATTTGAGGATGTCGTATTGTTGATAGCACCAATAATGGGAACTACAGAAACACCTACAAAAGTCAGAACTGCCAGTGCTAAAATAATTTGAACTATCCAGCGATTGCGCGGTTGAGACACGATTTTGTCCCTCTCCAAAACTCTAATCTCATTATTATTGACACAAATTAGAAAGTTAAAAATTTCCAAAACCGTGCGGAGAACAGCCAATTACCTGTGAATTTTATAACAAATGATTATCTGCACTGCTAAAGTAAGTGATGACTTTAGGGAGAGCCATCAGATTTGAAGCTATGATATGCTTCCGAAACTAGAGTAAAGACGCTAAATTACACATTTAGATTCTGAATGACCAATTTAGCGTCTTTACAATTGTATAGAGTGTTCTGATGTAATTTTGGAAAAAGCCAATATACTTTCATCTGTATAAACGCTCTTTCCGTCTGCCTTAGTAAAATCCCACAATGGGATGTGTCTCCGCCCAAGGAGTTTTTATGAATTCCGACCTGATGCCTTCGCCTGAATCCTCTAACTCTTTTCCTTCCCAGGAACCTCAAACTCAAACAGAGGCAGCTGCTCATGTTCATGTAGCAGCAACCCAGCCCTCTAAGGTTGAGAATCCACCTGTCCAGTCCAGTGAAACCAACTCAAATGAAAACTTAGCCGATCACCTACAGTGGGGCGAAGCCCATCGCCAACAGCCGATTCCGCCGCCCAGTGAACCGATGCAGTACCGAGCCATCGGATTAGTTCGGGGACGCTATCGAGCCAGTGATGACCAATTTACTCAAGGCATCTTACTGACCGCAGATGGCGTAGAACTAAATGCTGTCCTCCTAGGTCGGATTATGAGCCTAGTGAAAAATCACCTAGACCTAGAAAAAGATCATTTGTGGGTAGTTTATCCCCGCACCAGACAAGAAAATGACAGCTTACACATTCAAATTGTAGGGGTCTGGGAGCCAGAAAGTCTGGCCAAAAAGTCAACTGAAGAAAACGAGCCAGATTTGGAGTCACAAGTAT carries:
- a CDS encoding tetratricopeptide repeat protein; protein product: MSQPRNRWIVQIILALAVLTFVGVSVVPIIGAINNTTSSNQNPASPSTNSAASEQKTKLQDTVRGYELVLQREPENQTALKGLLQARLQLLSLKQGNIQGVIEPLEKLAKLNPDQSEYGVLLAQAKQQIGDKEGAAQAYRTILDTKPGDLKALQGMVALLLDQQRPEAAIGLLQDTLTNAAQANTIQPGSVDVVAVQVLLGNVHANQKRYPQAVSAFDQAIKKDPKDFRPVLAKAMLLKEQGKAAEAKPLFDSAVALAPAQYKDEINKAATATPAPAPAPVPTTESTPPQ
- a CDS encoding eIF2A-related protein, with protein sequence MLRRIFLYRMSRSLKVSPQSLENVRASLKRNGFSSQKSLAQDMGIALATISKFLTGKPVDYGYFLEICLKLGLDWQAIADLGDPLQPEPELFPIEIISTRSDWGEAMDVSTFYGRTSELETLQQWIIENNSRLVAVLGIGGIGKTALTVRLAQQIQPEFDYVIWRSLRNAPPLDTLLTDIVAFISHQEETTAEINRLIHYLRSSRCLIILDNWETIFQEGDYVGKYRPGYEGYSELLRIIGEVAHQSCLVLTSREKPAEIATFEGADMAVRSLLVRGSPEVAQAVVETKGLSGSEKEKQELCDRYSNTPLALKIVASSIQDLFDGQISEFLQQDTVVFNGIRRLLDQQFQRLSSLEESIMYWLAINREWTSIKELHQDIIPAVSRADLLDALESLSWRSLIEKKDSSYTQQPVVMEYVMERLLKQVSTEMVEEQTISTENFPLWQTHALLKTTAKDYVTETQRRLILEPIVQQIRRKFFSPLAIEQQLQLMLRRLKSKSRKFSSYGGGNLINLSYHLQINLTGYDFSYLPIWHAYLQKVNLHQVNFAYSDLTKSVFTQTIGGFVSVAFSPNGQFLATGNTNGNICIWQTANSQPILNCEGHQNYVRAVIFSPDGQTLASGSDDQTVKLWDLRTGQCLNTLEGHTSAVNSVAWSPDGQTLASGSDDQTVKLWTFPTGKYLHTLTEHTSAITSIAWSPDGQTLASGSDDQTVKLWDTNIYQCFHSLQGHTGMVGLVAWSPDGCILASASADQTIKLWDIETSQCLKTLQAHKNWVFSLAWSPNGQTLASGSADQTIRLWDIKTSQCWKILQGHTSAVAAVAWSPDGRTLASASYQQAVKLWDTKTGQCLNTLQGHTNVVFSLRWGLDGQTLASSGGDQTVRLWDTHTGECQQILHGHADCVYSVRWSPDGQTLASGSGDQTVRLWDARTGECQQILQEHSNWVYAVAWSPDGQTLASGSCDRTVKLWNSHTSKCLQTLQEHNNWVLSLSWSPDGNTLASSSFDQTIKLWDTRTGQCLTTLTDHNHGVYSVVWSPDGKTLASGSFDQTIKLWDTSTGQCLNTLQGHTHWVFSLSWSPDGQMLASTSGDQTARLWDAHTGDCLKTLDGHHNMVYSVAWSPDSQTLAIGIADETIKLWDIKTGKYLKTLKTGGPYEGMNITGVTGITEAQKVMLKALGAVEES
- a CDS encoding TMEM165/GDT1 family protein, coding for MITAFTAGLLLITVSELGDKTFFIAVILAMHHSRRLVFVGVVAALAAMTILSVLFGQAASLLPKVYIHYAEIGLFLAFGIKLLYQASRMTAAVAQAEMNEEIAEAKAAVEKADSQLPKQKTPLSIVIEAFVLTFMAEWGDRTQIATIALAAGNNAIGVTIGAILGHAICAAIAVIGGKMIAGRISERQLTFAGGCLFLIFGVVAAIEGA